A window of the Helianthus annuus cultivar XRQ/B chromosome 4, HanXRQr2.0-SUNRISE, whole genome shotgun sequence genome harbors these coding sequences:
- the LOC118491516 gene encoding magnetosome-associated protein MamJ-like: MPSSTDTGVSDTLDPLAIAPDDEILSESEVYTSDTTSTDEDDFQPFALPDFGDNIPIADGPFDGDLPLLQVPAPLPIAAVPLEDLPHADDDIDLFLEGPPEGDQDGVALMDADVLVAGDPVVDPDVPLAEIPADMPIADPVVPVEAPIKEAPFDLFGAYSFESVASASLHTQGVQLYFSDSDSDMAMSVAPLIFLDVDLEPEVEILLDEPAPVGPEPVVDYDPIEAPAVAHLPDPLPEPGHVDMPDIAPPVIVAPIELPPIPDAPVIDAPIIAQVVPVSAPVHADHVQDRCRTRTSRSEELILETKGGNRRNKVNSARYTNKLPF, encoded by the coding sequence atgccATCATCTACAGATACTGGAGTATCAGACACTTTGGATCCTTTAGCGATCGCGCCGGACGATGAGATTCTGTCAGAGAGTGAGGTGTACACGTCAGACACTACTAGCACGGATGAGGATGATTTCCAGCCGTTTGCTCTTCCTGATTTTGGAGATAATATTCCTATTGCTGATGGCCCTTTCGATGGGGACCTACCTCTTCTTCAGGTCCCTGCTCCTCTACCGATCGCCGCAGTTCCTCTCGAGGATCTGCCTCATGCCGATGATGACATCGATTTGTTCCTAGAGGGTCCCCCGGAGGGTGACCAAGATGGAGTGGCCCTCATGGATGCAGATGTCCTTGTTGCTGGTGATCCTGTTGTCGACCCTGATGTTCCCTTGGCTGAGATTCCTGCTGATATGCCCATTGCTGATCCTGTCGTTCCAGTCGAGGCTCCCATTAAGGAGGCTCCTTTTGATCTGTTTGGTGCTTACTCATTCGAGTCTGTAGCGTCCGCTTCACTGCACACCCAGGGCGTACAGCTCTATTTCTCTGATTCCGACTCAGACATGGCGATGTCTGTCGCGCCTCTTATTTTCCTCGACGTTGACCTAGAGCCAGAGGTCGAGATTTTGCTTGATGAGCCTGCTCCTGTTGGTCCGGAGCCGGTCGTTGATTATGACCCCATTGAGGCCCCAGCTGTTGCACATTTGCCAGACCCTTTACCTGAGCCTGGTCATGTCGATATGCCAGACATAGCACCACCTGTCATTGTTGCGCCCATCGAATTACCACCGATTCCTGATGCTCCTGTTATTGATGCACCCATTATTGCACAAGTAGTACCTGTTTCAGCCCCTGTGCATGCTGACCATGTGCAGGATCGAtgtcggacccgaacgagtcgatcagaagagttaatCCTTGAaacaaaaggcggaaacagacgaaACAAGGTCAATTCAGCTAGATACACTAATAAACTGCCTTTCTGA